In Akkermansia muciniphila ATCC BAA-835, the genomic stretch CATGGACGTGATTGAAGCCGGCTTTCCCTGCATCTCCGACGGCGACTTTGAAGCCGTGCACACCATCGCCCGCGAAATCAAAAAATGCCGCATCGCTGGTCTGGCCCGCTGCGTAAAGGCGGACATTGAAGCGGCGGCCAAAGCCCTGGAACCCGCCGGGGAACGTGCCCGCATCCACATTTTCCTGGCCACCAGCAAGCTGCACATGCAGTTCAAACTGAAAAAAGCGGAATCCGAAATCCTGCGCATGGCCGCGGAAGGCGTATCCTATGCCAAACAATTTGTCCAGGACGTGGAATTTTCCCCGGAGGACGCTTCCCGCACAGACCTGGACTTCCTGACCAAAGTCGTGGAAACAGTCATCGACGCCGGCGCCACTACCGTCAACATTCCGGATACCGTGGGCTACACCACACCGGACGAGTTCTACCGCATCATCCGCCACCTGAAGGAAAATGTGCCGAACATCGGCAAAGCCGTCATCTCCGTGCATTGCCACAATGACCTTGGCCTGGCCGTAGCAAACTCCCTGGCAGCCGTCCGCGCCGGAGCCCGCCAGGTGGAAGGAACCATTAACGGCATCGGCGAACGCGCCGGAAACGTGGCTCTGGAAGAGGTCATCATGGCCCTGCGCACCCGCGCCGGACAATTCGGAGACGTCACGGACAACATCAACACGAAGGAAATCGTCCGCACTTCCCGCATCGTGGCCCGCATGAGCGGCATGCAGGTGCAGCGGTCCAAAGCCATCGTGGGGGAAAACGCTTTCGCCCACTCTTCAGGCATCCACCAGCACGGCATCCTCAACTGCCGGGAGACCTATGAAGTCATGGACCCGCAGGCGGTCGGCTGGGGAGCCACGGAACTCCCGCTCACCAAGCATTCCGGACGCGCTGCCGTCAAATCCAGGCTGGAACAGCTGGGCCATGTCCTTACGGAAGAGGAAGTCAACACCGTCTTTGAACGCTTCAAGAAAGTGGGCGACTCCAAAAAATTCGTTTATGATGATGATCTTTCCGCCATTGTGGACGACTCCCTGCATGCCTCCACCGGTCTATGGGAACTGGACTTCCTGCAATTCGTGGCAGGCAGCCACGCGCGGCCCACGGCTACGGTGGGACTGCTCAAGGAAGGCAAGAAATTTGAAGACAGCTCCACGGGCAATGGCGCCGTGGACGCCGTTATCAAAGCCATTGAGCGCATCACCAGGCGCAAAGGCACGCTGAAAGGCTACAGCGTCAACGCCGCTTCCGAAGGGAAGGACGCTCTGGGAGAAGTAACAGTGCATGTGGACTTCGGCCAGCCCAAGCCCATTGTGGGCAAGGGAGCCTCCACAGATGTCATTGAAGCTTCCGCCCGGGCCTACCTGAACGCGGTCAACCGTTCTATCCGCATGGAAAACATGCCCCAGCCCAATAATCTGGATGCAGGAACCATCTAACACGGGAAGCGCCCCGTTTGCCCGAACGGGGCGCAACTCCGCCCATCAGCCTGCCAGCCTCTGCGGGGCTTGCTTTTCCATTGCTCCCATGCCATAAGGTTCAAAACTCTTACACCACCCCATGAAAGCGACATTACTCCTTCTTTGCCTGGCGTGCAGCGCGCTGGCCGCGCCGCCGACAAAAAAACAGCCGGCCCCCGTTGAACCGCTGCCCGCCCTGGAAAAAAACACCATTGCCATTGACGGCCATCCGGAAAGCGTTGCAGCGGATGCCGAGGGCAATATCTATTTCACCTGCATCGGCTCCAGGCTCACGCCTACGGAAAAAGACAAGGACGGCTACCTGGGCGTCATTCCGCACGGTTCCACAGAGCCGAAAAAAATCACGGACGTAGATACCCTGGACGCGCCGAAAGGGTTGCTGTATCAGGACGGCTTCCTTTACTGCACGGACGTGGACATGGTATTCAAAATAAACGCCAAGACCGGCGCTATTGAAGGATACGTGGACTTGTCCCCATCCCGCATGAAATTCCTCAATGACCTGGCGTTCATCAATGGCAGGCTCATGGTTTCCTCCACGGATACCAACCAGATCTTCTATGTGGACACGAATACCAGCTCTTATGGGGAACTGGTCACCAAACAACCCATCTACAAACCGAACGGCCTGGCCTGGGACCCGGAAAGAAAGGTCATTTACCTCTGCGAATACGCAACGGATGAAAAAGGCAAACCCAGCGGACGCCTGCTCTCCATTAACCCCGTTTCCCGGGAAGTTACGGAACTTTCCAAGGAACGGGGACAGTATGACGGACTGGTTTACCGTGACAACGCCCTTTACTACAGCGACTGGTCCAAGGATAAAAAACCGGAAGCTGTCCGCAGGCTGGATTTGAAGACGGGGCGTTCCGCCCCGGTAGCCACTGGCCCTGTTGAAGGGGCGGCGGACTTTATCCTGTATGACTCCATGATGGTGGTTCCGGGCATGACGGAAAAGAAAATCCACATCATGCCCATTGGCGGAAAAAAATAAACACGGCTGTTCCGTTTTTATTCCCCTTATCCGGGCCGCCGGCGGCATTCCCCGCGCTGGCGGCCTTTTTCAATTTACGGCTTGAAGTACACCTGGGGATGCGCTTAGTTAATGGAGATATGAACACGATTTCCGACCAAATCATGGAGGGGATGAAAACCGCCATGAAAGCAAAAGACTCCGTTACCCTCAATACCCTGCGCGCCCTCAAGACGGCTCTCACGAACACGGCCATCGCCAAGGGAGGCTTGGGAACCCGGCTGGAAGAAGCGGAAGAACTGGCCGTGGTCCGCAAGCAAATCAAGCAGCGTGAGGATTCTGCGGAACAATTCCGCGCCGCCGGACGCCCGGAACTGGCGGAAAAGGAAGAGGCAGAAATCACCGTTCTCAAGCAATTCATGCCCGCAGAGCTTACAGCAGAAGAAACGGCGGCCATTCTGGAAACCGTGATGAAGGAAACGGGAGCCTCTGCCAAAAAAGATATGGGGCAGGTCATGAAACTCATGCAGGAACGCACTGCCGGCAGAGTCAACGGCAAGGAGTTGGCCCGCATGGTGTCAGCCAGACTGTCATGAAATGCTGCGCCGCCATCATCGTTGCGGCCGGGTCCTCCCGGCGTGCCGGATTTGACAAGCTGCTGGCCCCCCTGCACGGCGTCAGGGTGCTGGAACGCAGCATCCGCGCCTTTGCCAACTGCCGGGAAATCACGGAAATCGTAGTCGTTTGCCCGGAGGAACGTTTTCATGCCATTAACGGCGCAAACCTGGAAACGGAAATACCCGTTACCCGTGTGGACGGAGGGGCGGAACGGCATGAATCCGTGCAGAACGGACTGGCAGCCCTGCTTTATACCCCGGAATTCGTGGCCGTGCATGATGGAGCCCGCCCGCTCATTACGGTGGAGCAAATCTCCCGCTGCATTCAAACCGCCAGGGAATATGGGGCGTCCGCTTCCGCACATCCCGTAACGGACACCCTGAAGCGTGCGGACAAAGAACACTTTACGCTTCCGGAACAGGTGGAACGGGACGGGCTGTGGTGCATGGAAACCCCGCAGGTCTTTCAATATCCTCTTCTCCTGGACGCCTATGTGGAAGTCACGGAACGGAATATTCAGGTAACGGATGAAGTAACCGCCCTGCAACTCATCGGCCATCCTACGCGCCTGGTGCATAATCATGAGCCCAATCCCAAAATCACATGGCCGGAAGATATTTCCCGCGCTGAAATGCTAATGGAACTCAAGCACCTCCGCAATGACTCATGACCGGCCTTCTGTGTAAGAATCCCCGCATCGTTCTCATTCTGGGAACAGGGTATCTGGGAAAAGCCCTGGCGGAAAGCCTGCGGAAAGCGGGACATACGGCCCTGACGGCGGATATTGACCCGCAAAAAGCCATTTACGAAGCAGACGTTGCAGACCAGGCCTCCATGCAGGGGCTGGCCGCCCGCATCCCCTCCCCCCAGATCATCGTCATGTGCGCCAGCACGAGGGGAGGCGGAGAGGAAGCCTACCGCAACCTTTACGCTCATGGAACGCGGAACACGCTGGAAGCCTTTTCCGGAACGCCGGTCATCTTCTGTTCCAGCACAGCCGTCTATGGAATCACGGACGGACGCTGGATTACGGAGGAACACAACGTTTATCCCTCCTCTGGAAAAAACGGGCTGCTTATTCAGGCGGAACAGGCGGTTTTGGCAGCGGGGGGCACGGTCGTCCGGCTGGGAGCCCTGTACGGGCCGGGCCGCTGTGTTCTCGTCTCCCAGTACGTCACGAAGGGGAAGGCCCTCCCCGGAGCCATGAACAGATGGCTCAATTACATCCACCGGGATGATGCCGCAGCCGCCCTGCACCTGCTCTGCACCCTGCGGGAACCGCCTGCCGGCATTTACAACCTGACGGACCGCACCCCCATGCAAATGGGAGAAATATACTCCTACCTTTCCAATTTGCTGGGGAAACCCGCTCCGCAGCCTGAACCGCTCCCGGCGGAAGCGCGCCGGGGCTTCTCCAACCAGAGGATTTCCTGCTCCCGCCTTCTGGCCCTAGGCTGGGAACCGCTCTACCCAAGCTTTGCGGACGGTGTGCACAATGTGCTGGAGGCACTGGAAGAGTAAATTTCACACCCATCCTTTTCCTCGCTGACCGGCCCTTTCCGGACATTCCATAAACAAGAAGAGGCACCCCTGCTGAACGCATCTCGTGAGGCAGGCACATGCCGGAAAAAAATCCAGCCGGCGGCCCCGCCTGTCTTTGACTCTCCCCTTTCTTGACTTGCCGGGCGCGAACAGGCAAAATCCCGCGCGCAATGCGTATCATCACAGGTCTTCAACCCAGCGGCAAGCTGCATGTCGGCAACTACTTCGGAGCCATGGAACCGGCTGTCCGCATGCAGGAAAGCGGGGAATCTTTCTACTTCCTGGCGGACTACCACGCCATGAGCACCGTTCACGACGCGAACGCGCTGAGGGAAAACTGCAGCAACCTCGCTACGGACTTTCTGGCCGTGGGCCTGGATCCCGAAAAATGCGTCT encodes the following:
- a CDS encoding 2-isopropylmalate synthase is translated as MSDQIYFFDTTLRDGEQCPGASMNLREKLEVARQMERLGMDVIEAGFPCISDGDFEAVHTIAREIKKCRIAGLARCVKADIEAAAKALEPAGERARIHIFLATSKLHMQFKLKKAESEILRMAAEGVSYAKQFVQDVEFSPEDASRTDLDFLTKVVETVIDAGATTVNIPDTVGYTTPDEFYRIIRHLKENVPNIGKAVISVHCHNDLGLAVANSLAAVRAGARQVEGTINGIGERAGNVALEEVIMALRTRAGQFGDVTDNINTKEIVRTSRIVARMSGMQVQRSKAIVGENAFAHSSGIHQHGILNCRETYEVMDPQAVGWGATELPLTKHSGRAAVKSRLEQLGHVLTEEEVNTVFERFKKVGDSKKFVYDDDLSAIVDDSLHASTGLWELDFLQFVAGSHARPTATVGLLKEGKKFEDSSTGNGAVDAVIKAIERITRRKGTLKGYSVNAASEGKDALGEVTVHVDFGQPKPIVGKGASTDVIEASARAYLNAVNRSIRMENMPQPNNLDAGTI
- a CDS encoding SMP-30/gluconolactonase/LRE family protein codes for the protein MKATLLLLCLACSALAAPPTKKQPAPVEPLPALEKNTIAIDGHPESVAADAEGNIYFTCIGSRLTPTEKDKDGYLGVIPHGSTEPKKITDVDTLDAPKGLLYQDGFLYCTDVDMVFKINAKTGAIEGYVDLSPSRMKFLNDLAFINGRLMVSSTDTNQIFYVDTNTSSYGELVTKQPIYKPNGLAWDPERKVIYLCEYATDEKGKPSGRLLSINPVSREVTELSKERGQYDGLVYRDNALYYSDWSKDKKPEAVRRLDLKTGRSAPVATGPVEGAADFILYDSMMVVPGMTEKKIHIMPIGGKK
- a CDS encoding GatB/YqeY domain-containing protein, whose amino-acid sequence is MNTISDQIMEGMKTAMKAKDSVTLNTLRALKTALTNTAIAKGGLGTRLEEAEELAVVRKQIKQREDSAEQFRAAGRPELAEKEEAEITVLKQFMPAELTAEETAAILETVMKETGASAKKDMGQVMKLMQERTAGRVNGKELARMVSARLS
- the ispD gene encoding 2-C-methyl-D-erythritol 4-phosphate cytidylyltransferase, with protein sequence MKCCAAIIVAAGSSRRAGFDKLLAPLHGVRVLERSIRAFANCREITEIVVVCPEERFHAINGANLETEIPVTRVDGGAERHESVQNGLAALLYTPEFVAVHDGARPLITVEQISRCIQTAREYGASASAHPVTDTLKRADKEHFTLPEQVERDGLWCMETPQVFQYPLLLDAYVEVTERNIQVTDEVTALQLIGHPTRLVHNHEPNPKITWPEDISRAEMLMELKHLRNDS
- a CDS encoding NAD-dependent epimerase/dehydratase family protein produces the protein MTGLLCKNPRIVLILGTGYLGKALAESLRKAGHTALTADIDPQKAIYEADVADQASMQGLAARIPSPQIIVMCASTRGGGEEAYRNLYAHGTRNTLEAFSGTPVIFCSSTAVYGITDGRWITEEHNVYPSSGKNGLLIQAEQAVLAAGGTVVRLGALYGPGRCVLVSQYVTKGKALPGAMNRWLNYIHRDDAAAALHLLCTLREPPAGIYNLTDRTPMQMGEIYSYLSNLLGKPAPQPEPLPAEARRGFSNQRISCSRLLALGWEPLYPSFADGVHNVLEALEE